gaacttaaagaaaaagacaaaatcaggGCTTAAATTTGGGAGGTCCTTCTGTGAAGCTGTTTCTGCTCTGTGGGACAAAGAGGAGCATGTACAGAAAAACAGGCTCATGGAATCGTGGGGTCATCTTTTCGGGAAAAGGGGGAGAGCCCTGGGGAGGTGATGGAAGGTGAACAGCCAGGGACTAAAGACAGAGCAGCAATATTCTGAGGGCCATGAGGGGCAAAGGGCTGTACCTGGTGGTGTGTCAGTAGCATATGCTTCTTGAGGGTAGCCCGCTCAAGAAAGCCCTGCCTGCAGAAAACACAAGTGAAGAGCGGCCCCTCCTTGGGGTGGGTCTTCTGATGCTCCTCCAGAGCTGTCTGGGAGGGAAAGGCCTGGCCACATACTTCGCAGGCCTTTCTGCCACTACTCTCTCCTGGCTCCTTTCTCATTGCCTCCTGCGGACTTAGCTCCTCCACCAAGGTCACCCTGGTGCCTTCCCCTTCTGGGGTGAGTGCTGATGCTGGGCTTGAGCTTCTCTCTGGTTTGCCCCCCTCTTCCTTGCCTCCTGAAACATCACGGCTTCCCTGCTCCATTGGCTGAGGCTGATCCAGGCTGTcaggtgctggtggtggtggcagagaAGACTGTTGAGTAGCTTTCTCATTACTGTCCATCTCCTTCCCAGCTGTGGCTGCTGCTGACActgtccccacctcctcctctggCCCAGATGCCTCTTCTGAATCACCTCTCACTGATATTGCCTTCTCACCTCCACTCTCTGAGCCTCTCCCTGCTAGGGAGTCTTCATCAGTCacatcttcctcttcttcctcatcctcctcttcctcctcctcagacaACTCCTCTTCCAGTGATGGCTGCTGGGACTGCTGCTGGGGGAAGCTCCCTGCCCCAGAGACTGTAGATTGCTCGGAGCCATTCTCCTGGGCAGCTCCTCCACCTTCAGGGAGTACAGTACCACCGTTGGGGATCTGGCCTCCCAGGTGCATCCGAACATGTTGCTGCAGAGTGACAGCATTGGTGAACTTCTTCTGGCAGATGGGGCAGGAGTTCTGTGCCCGGGCAGCTGGACTGGCCTTGTGGCCCACGAAATGTGCACGCAGATTACCCCTGGTGGAGAAGGCTCGGCCACACACTTTGCATTTGAAGGGCCTCTCACCTCCATGTTGGCCATAATGAAGGCGTAGGGCCCGAGGACAGCTAAGCACCCGGAGACAGATGACACACTGGTTAGGTCCAGAAGAGGCTGAGGATGAAGGTGCAGGGGCAGAGGTGGCAGGGGCTCCTGAGGCAGTTGAGGTCACTGCCACGGCTCCTTGTCGGTCAATCTTTTCTACCAGTTGCTGCAGCTTTGATGTCTCAGAGGGTGAGGCCCCTAAGGGCTCTAGCACATAGGGGAAGGGGAAGCTGCCAGTGGACTTGAAGTGGTTGGTAAGCAGTGCCCAGCTTGGTAGTGAAGTCACCAACTTACTTAGCTGCATGCGAGTGGCTGTGCTACTTTCTGCCACGCCACTGATGGCTGAGCCCTCACTCCCTGGGGGGGTGTTTTCATCAGCTTTATTCTTGGGTTCCACTGCTTTCATGAGCACAAACTTATTGAAAGCAGGGAGTCCTGGGGCAGTGGCTGTGCCTGCACTGGTGGAGAGCAGAGTTAGGCTCTCTGTGGCACTGAGTGCTGTGGTGGAGGCCACCAGAGGCTTGCGCTCAACACCTCCACCTGGAGTGgctgcctcctcctcagccttctcTGGTGGCACAGACATACCATAAGGCAAGCCACTGCTGGTGATGACGTAGTCTAGGTGCTCTGGTACTGGGTGTGGGTTCATCTGCACATGTGGGTACTTCTCACGATGCCGGTGGAAATGCACTTTGAGGTTGCCACGGGTGGTAAAGCGGTTTCCACAGACATTGCACTTATAGGGTCTCTCACCTGTGTGGGAACGAAGGTGGATCTGCAGGGCACTGTCACTGCCAAATACTTTGGCGCAGAAGCGGCATTTGTGCCTTCCACCAGGCTTCTCCAAGGGACCCATCACTTCTCCATAGCCCAGCTCACCACTTCCATTCTTTGGCTTCAGGAGCCCTGGGGAGGCAGTGGCCTCAAGGCCTCGGGCTGCCCCAAGACACTGTGCTGCCAGTAGTCCCGTGGTACTTGGGAATGCCAGATGAGGTGAGGCAATCAACTGATCTGTGCTGCCTGGCaaggctggggagggggcaggggtgggtTTGTGGCTTCGCCCAACCCCTCCAGCAGAAAAAGGATGCTGTGACCCCAGTGGGTGGTAAAGGTGGAAGAAGGCCTGCTTAGGTGTTTCTGCTCccgaagaggaagaggaggaggaggaggtggaggaagatgCCAGTGTCTTGCTGGTTTGGACAGGCTTGATGGGGCTGAAGAGGGGTAGTAGGGGCTTGGTGGAAGAGGCAGTCCCTGTCCCAGGTAGCTCTGAGGGACTGGCAGGGGCACCCACCGTCTGACCTAAGGAGCCAAGCAACAGCACCTGCCTGCAGATTTGCTCGGTCATCTGCATCTGATGGATCTGCCGCTGCTGTAGCACCCGTAGCTCTTCCAGAATCAGGGGGATGTTCAGGTGGCCGCTGCCTACACCTGGGGGCGGAgggggtggtggaggaggagggggtgcAGGGGTCGATTCTGGAGGTAATGGGGTTGCTCCCAGCTTTGGACTGGCCAAGATCAGGCCCCCGCCTCCCCCAGCCGCTGTACCTGTGGCAGCGACCAGGAAATGCCCCGAagactcctctcctctcctctctgggccCCAGGTGGGATCCGTGGGTACGGAGGACCCAGAATCGGGGGGGTTGCTATGCTCTGTGTCCATGACCTGAGGATTATTGTGACCCTCAGGCCGGGGTTCAGAGGAGGCCGAAGAGCTGTTGGGGTTCTCCTGGCCCCCAATTATCACCATTACAGGAGGGTCAGTAGAACATGCGTTCTGGTGGGCGAGGAATTCAGTTGGGTCAGTGAATTGTGCGCAGCACTTGGCACAGACTTGGGGGTGATCCTCCTCGCTAGCATCACCTGGGGAGAAGACAAGGAGAGAGAGCGTGGGTGGCGCAGTTGGGTTGGTTTTGCCGAGCTCTAATTAACAAGGAGCCTAGTAACTGctagttgggggtggggagatgagCTCACCATCAGGCCATGAAGGCTAGAGCTCAGGCCTGATCAGTGTGGACAGGAGACAACCCGGCCTGGGGCAGGGTTGGGGGTGCAGAGGAGGGAGGCACGCACATGCTACTCCCCTCCTCAGTCACCCTCCCTTCCCCTGGGCACCAGCGAGTTCAAGGAATAGGTGTGAGGTCAGGGGCCTATGCAAAGAATCATGCATTTTCTCCCGCCCACTCACCGCACCGCCTTGTGCATCCCCTccgcccccacccctgcccagcccGGCCCTACCGCACCTCCGAGCTCTGCCGGCTCCCCGCAGGGCACCCCAAGACGAGAGCTCCTCCCGGATTCGTGCGCCATGGTTGTGGGGGAAGTggagggccaggtggggtgggagACAATGGATATTGGGATTGAGGGAGGCGGCGGTGGCCGCTGGGTTTGCGGCAGCGTCTGCACCCAGCGGCCCAGACTGCGGAGACGGAGATCCGCGGCGACGGCGGGGGCAGTGAGCAGCGGCGGAGGGGGAGGGGAacgaggaggtggggaggagatgGAGCAAGAAAGCGGGGAGAGGGGAGATCTGGGAGGAGCTGATGAGGAGGCGAGTTTATGGGGAGGAGCTGCTGGGGAGGGAGGCGGGAGCTAGAGGAGGCGGGAGACAGGAGCCCAAGCGGGGGCATAGGGGCGGGAGCCCAGAGCTCGGGAGAGTTTCCGGAGGCGCAGAGACAGGTGCGGTGAAGCACTGCGGGGTCCACCTTTCCCCGTCCCTGGCCAGCTCCCCCCATCTGCAGATGCCTTTGCCCAGGCCTACCCTCCTCCCCCCGCCCTCCCCTCCTAAGCTCTAGGGGCACAGTGGGAAACGTAGCCCTGCTCAATAGAGCAAGGCGAtaggcttcttttatttttctttggataaagGATCCGCTGAGCTTGGAAAACGTGGATTCCAGAGAGGGTTGTCTGATCTCCTCAGAGGTCTGAGGGCCAGAGGAAAAGGGGGAACTCAGAACATCCACTCTttaccaacacacacacccccaaatACTCCAAGTTTTATCGTCTTTCTCACTTCTATTCCCAACCTACCCCCACTCCTCTCCACAAAAGAAGTTTCTCAGGGTGGGCGGCTGCAAGGTAGAATTTCCAAGGAAGTCATTTCAGGACTCTGCGGAACACTAAGCCCCTTCACTCCCCGCCCCTCCTCCCCCAGAATAATAGCTGAATGCAGGCCACTCTGCAGATCGCTCGGCCTACACAACACCTAATTTATAGAGTCCATGCTTATTTAATAAACCATCTCCTATTTGGTaccctccttcccaccctcttcctcctctatTCTCTTGCAACATTCCTCACACTGTCACTATTAAAGACAGTGGTTTTGGGGAGACGCTAGCAAGCCCAGGCCTACGGAGGCCCTCCCAGCTCTAACCTGGGGGGAGGGGAGCCCTCTTGAAACAATGCGGTAGGAGCTTCCAGGCAGCCCTCAGTGTCTAAAGCCCTTTCAGCTCCAGCCTGGTTTGAATGCTTAGAAATAGCTAACACCTGCTCACCATCACAGAAGCAGCCTCCCATTCAGAGAGGATAAGTAAAGATAAAATGCTTCCTGGACCAGGTATTCTGCATTCTCTTTTTACCTTGAAATGAGTCTTAAAGTGCTTCCCACTTCCGAAAATACTTTTTCTCTTACATGCAGGAAGTGACCACAAGTCCTTGGTTTTGTAGTTTCCCTGGGCATCAGTAAACCTAAATTGTTCTAATCCCAGTTCTATTCTTGCCTCGCTGATAAATTGAGACACGGTGGTCAGTCACACCATGATATACCACCATTTCCCTCTTCATAAAGTGGTAATATTGTAGCTGCACTATCTTACTCAGAAAAATATTGTGGAGACAAAAGATTGAAAAATTTGACAATATTAATGTGtaaaccaggtatggtggtgcacacctgtagtccagctacttgggaggctgaggcaagagaattgcttcagtccaggagtttgaggctgcatgagctatgatcacacctgtaaataaccattgccctccagcttcAGCAATGCAGtgggacctcatctcttaaaaaacaagtctaaaaaaattaatgtacatgtgagacttttttttttgagacaaagtctcactctgtcacccagactggagtgcaatggcatagtctctgctcactgctacctccaccttctgggttcaagcgattctcctgcctcagcctcctgaggcgcTTGCCTactgatcagcctgcctcagcctcccaaagtgtggggattacaagtgtgagccactgcacccagccacatgtGAGACTTTTAAAGTTTGGGGAGtttgggggtgggaagttggggagagatagcaaggggggaaatgccagatataggtgaaggggaggaaagcagcaaatcacactgccacatgtgtacctatgcaacaagcttgcatgttcttcacatgtaccccaaaacctaaaatgcaataaaataaataaataaataaaaagtttgagGAGTCCTGAATTTTATCAATTAGACAATTTACATTGTCGGTCATAAAATAATCAAGGTAACCTTAAatacacatatactaaaattagaTCTGTTTTCCATGTTGCTTGTTAATCTTATTAATTTCTGAGGTAACATATTGGTTAATATCAGTGGCATATTTCAAAGATAGGAGGTCTTTTCGTGGGAGGTGGGAGCTGAAACaacctatttaaaatattagtaacttctacttttcaacaaaaattttgtctgtgtttttaaatttaaaacattttactgaATTGTGTTTTGAAACTTCAGATAATAAGGGTCTTAGCATTGTGAGTCATGACTGTGAAATGGATGGGTTCTGTGCTTCCAGGCCTGACCTTACAAATGAGGGAGGGGGGTTCTATTTCAGTTTATGGCAAGTCACAATTTTGTGCAATGCGGtttatttttacagataaggaaattgaagcttggagaggttaagtgacttttcCAAGTTCACACAGTAATTCAGTGAAGCAAGCATTCAGAATTTTGACTCCTGTCCAATGCTTTCTCAAGCACATCAACAATGTATGGTTTCCCTAATGCTAAAGAAAGGGCCCTGTGTGGCTTCTACCTGCCATTTGCTCCCTGGCCTTAGTCAGGAAGAGGGAATCAGATGGAGGCTTTCTACTGAGCATTTGTTAATTAGCATTGAACATTTGATATCCAGTTGCTGTTTTGTCAAGTCTTCtgacaagaaaagaaatccttttcttttcatcttctcctGGGAAACACTGTCCCCTTTCTTGCTCTTTAATGAAATGTGCTTTCTGATGCGTAATTTGATCTACACTCTTCTTTAAGGTAAATTTAGTCCCTGGTGAAAGGTGACTGGATCAACAGCCACCTGTAAGAGGAACCCTCCATTTCTCAGCACTCTGCAGTCACTGCCTATCCTGAAAAGGGGAGCAGGATTCTTACATAAACATGAATGAAGTCACAAATGCTGGAATAAACTAAACTGGTAATGGTGTCCCTAGATAGCAGATAAGGTGAGGTAAGCTATCCCCGGGCACATGCAAAGTCCAGGGTGGATATGGAACTAAGACCTGGACAAGCTTGTTTAAACTTACAGAGAGctgaaatgacaaagaaaaaggaaaccagGTGGTTTCCTCTGTAAACCTAGTGTCCCATCAAATTGCTGCTTTAGGCTTGAGAGACAACTGTTgaggagaacaaagagaaaaacaggtggttgtATGTAGCAGGGTGATACATTtgaacagtgtttctcaaattttgCTGCCCATTAGGATTACTGGGAgagagttttacatttttatgtttaggTGCAGTGGCCtgtgccttgtagtcccagctactctggaggctgaggttggaggatcacttgaattcaagcgtttgagaccccatctcaaaaaccaaaaaaaaaaaaaaaaaaaaaaaaaaaaaaaaaaaaaaaaggagagagagaaaataacatttaGGCACAGtgggtagcttgtgcctgtaatcctagcatttctggaggccaaggcaggaggatcacttgaggccaggagtttgaccagcctgcataacatagtgagacccccatctctacaaaataaacaaaccaaccaaACTTAAATCCCTGAGGACAGGATCAAGACATTAGTTTTATaaagctcctcaggtgattcCATCAAAAACACAAAGATGGTGACACAATGATGAGACCCACAGTATCAGTGGACTGGACGGCCCTTTCCATCACACTTTCCACCCTGCTCCTCACAAATCTTACCTGAGCTAAACTTGGCCACAACTGGGACACAGACAAAATGAACTTTCAAAGCTAAATCCTCCCATCAGTTTCCCTCCCTACAGTGCCCACAACCACACATTAGCTTCCTTGTATCCTTTCCAGTGAAAAATCTTCCATTAATAGAATTTGATATAATTTATACCATactgtaaggtttttttttgtttgtttgttttttattttttttttgagacagagtcttgctctgtcactcaggctggagtgaagtggcatgatctcagctcactgcaacctccacctcccaggctaaagtgattctcctgcctcagcctcccaggtagctgggactacaggcatgagccaccacacccagattttttttttttgtatttttttgtagagacagggtttcatcatattggccagagtggtcttgaactcctgacctcaagtgctctgcacccgccttggcctcccaaagtgctgggattataggcatgagccactgggctcagTACCTTACTTTAAGTGACTGCATTTCTTTCCCAGATATGGGTATCTTGaagcatatattttttcttttttaattgatatttgaaacatatttttaattgtaaggTGAAAGGTTTTGTTCTACAGAGTTCAAGCATCATCCACCCATTAAGGAAACAAAGCACACTATGTAAGCACCTGCCTAAACTAActtactctttttgtttttttggagatagtctcactgtgttgctcaggctggactgcacaatcatagctcactgcagacctgATATCCCAggtttaggtgatcctcccacctcagcctcttgagtagctggaactacaggcatgcaccatcatgcccagctaattaaaaaaaatttttttttagagacagggtctcaccatgttgcccaggctgtctggaATACTTGGGTTGAAAGGATCCTCCTACCTTatccccacaaagtgctgggattacagatgtaagccactgcacctagcccactTACTTATTATTAACACTGAACAATGCGTATTGGTAGCTTCCATAATTATGAATTGATTCTGTAACTATTCCTACTGACTACTTCTTAGAGAAATATCTCATCTTCTCCTCCTTACTCCTTCTCCTAAATGTAGACACATAACAATCCTTTGCCACCCAAAGCTGCTAATGTATCTATGGCCAGTGTAACATAGTAGACTAACAGGTATAATAATGTGTACACCTagtgctgagaaaaatatatttgtttccaGAACAGAATATCTTAGATCAAACATAAGaaaactcttttgttttttgttttttttgagaccaagtttcgctgttgttacccagactggagtgcaatggcatgatctaggctcaccacaacctccgccttctgggttcaagcaattctcctgcctcagcctcctgagtagctgggactataggcgcacaccaccatgcccagctaatttttctatttttagtagagacggggtttcacctcattgaccaggatggtctctcgatctctttaccttgtgatccacccgtctcggcctcccaaagttctgggattataggcgtgagccaccacgcccagccagaaaacTCTTTTAATGAAAATTTCTTTTACATCAAAGGACTCAACACCTAACATAGAATTCATATCATTCTGGAGCTGAGACTTTAGAGATCTGACCCTCTCATTGTCACTGTGCACAGTGATTCATACCTGAGTTAAAGTCCCAGCTCTAGAACATTCTAATCTTTGTGATTTGGGGAAAATTCATTAATCTCTCCAAgagtttcatttctctctctctctctctctctctctcttttgttttttgagttggaatcttgctctgttgcccaggctggagtgcagtagcacaatctcagctcactgcaacctgtgcctcctgggttcaagtgattctcctgcctcagcctcccaagtagctaggattataggcatgcaccaccacgcccagctaatttttgtatttttagtagagacggggttttaccttgttgtccagactgatcctgaactcctgacttcaagtgatctgcccacctcagcctcccaaagtgctgggattacaggtgtgagctactgcactgggctgatttatttaaaatgaaggtactgccataaaaaggaaggaaattctgatacatgttcCAACATGAATTAACTTTGAAAATGTTATGCTTTCAgacaaatttgattttaattgagagagggaaaaagaaaacatactaaGTGCAAGAAATCAAACACAAAAgggcaaatattgtatgattccattagTATGAGGTACCCAAATATTATATGAATCCATTAATAAGAAAATTAGtaagtttaggctgggcacggtggtgcacacctgtaatcccagcactttggaaagttgaggtgggtggaccacaaggccaagagatggagacatggtgaaaccctgtttctactaaaaatacataaaattagctgggtgtggtggtgcacctttGCAGtcccggctattcaggaggctgaggcaggagaatcatttgaacccaagaggcggaggttgcagtgagccaaggttgcgccacgGCACTCACTCTGGCCTggtaacagaataagactctgccCGCCCCCCCTCTTCCGGCCAAAAAAGGAATATTGGTAAGTtcctagagacagaaagcagaatagaGGCTAACAGGGCTGAGGGAATGGGAGAATGGGGATTTATTATTAAACagttacagagtttctgtttgatgatgaaaaatttcttgaaacagatAGTGTTAACGGTTAtagtgaatgtacttaatgccactgaattgtatacttaaaaatggttaaaatgggcccggcgtggtggctcatgcctgtaattccagcactttggcaggcccaggtggtcagatcacgaggtcagcagatggagaccaccctagctaacatggtgaaaccctgttctactaaaaatataaaaaattagctggatgtggtgggagactgaggcaggagactgaggcaggagaattgtttgaacctgggagggggaggttgcagtgagctgagatcatgccactgcactccagcctggctgactctgtctcaaaaaaaaagcttaaaatggtaaattttattacatatattttactacaattaaaaaaattaacaaaaaacaaaaaaaattttttaagatggagtcttgctctgtcacccaggctggagtgcaatggtgtgatcgtggctcactgcaacctccactttccaggttcaagagattctactgcctcagcctcccaagtagctgggactacaggggtgtgccaccacatctggctaatttttttttttttaatctttagtagagacggggggttcaccatattggccaggctgttctcgaactcctaacctcaagtgatctgcccaccttggcctcccaaagtgctgggattacaggcatgagccactgtacccaacccaaaatttttgttttaattattaatgtAGTAATAAGGGAGTTGGGAGGAAAAAGGGGAAATGTAAAAAGGGCCTAGTACCTGATTACTCCAAAAATATTGGCGATGAGTGCTAGTTATTACTGGAATGTCAAAAGCTGAATGAAGCCCTGGGAAAAGGAAGGTCACATGTGCCAAAGGTCGTATAGCTTCAAGGTCCACACTGGATTGAAAaccaagttttctgttttcttatctagTGCTCTGTTACACCAGGCCTGAGATAACTCTCTCTtccaaaatgtgtttttctgatCTGGGGATACCTAGGGTTGAGTGGCCCAGGGGTCAATAATCTGAGAGATGAGGCTCTCTACTTCCAAAAGTAAAAGAGCCCCCAAACTCTACCTttgccttctttcctctcttgctGTTCTTGCTGTCTGCCAACTTCCATCTAACGtactcccctctctccctctagaTCTGTTTGGCTGCTGTCCTGGTTTCTCCTTCTCACTAAATATCTGGGTTTCTGATCGTTTCCTTCATTTCCCAGATGTACTGGTTTGCATTTTCCCCAGTCACATCCCTTATGTTTTGTAATCCAGATTTCTAGACTCTGTAGGggagagataattttttttcctctccagagTTTTTAAGTAAATAGAGTATTTCCTGCCGATCACTTACATGCAATAACTATTCTGTTAGGTTTTGATGTTCTGGTCAGGGAATCTGAGCAAAAACAGCTAGAAAACTGATTTCTCAGACTGTTTCTTGGCGATGTCTTAGGTCACTGCAGAATTGaggcttttaaaatgtgtaaaaaggctcagcatttgcttgttgtATATGGTACATACTGCTTAAAAGAAGGCAAAAGACTCCTGAAAACATTACTGGCACCCTAGACTactaaataaatgtctgctgaTACTCATGATGATATCCATAATTTCACAGGTGCACCAAAGGACAGAGTGTGCTCCTAAATAAGAGCCCTTCCTACCTAACTGTGGGGCATGCCCTGGGATAGAAGGAAGTTTGATGCCTGAAGATCACATAAGTGAAtagaaaccctgtctacaaaagATTAGGGGAAAGGAGAGCTCTGGTTCTATTTTGCAGAATGGATGCTGCTCCAttcatgaagaagaaaatttattagtttaaaagaaaaaaagcacccagtgcggggctcatgcctgtaatctcagtactttgggaggccaggccaggcagatcacaaggtcaggagatcgagaccatcctggttaacacagtgaaaccccgtctctactaaaaatacaaaaaaatcagacaggcatggtggcaggcacctgtattcccagctactcagcaggctgaggcaggagaattgcttgaaccttggaggtggaggttgcagcgagccaagatcctgccactgcattccagcctaatagagcgagactccatctcaaacaaacaaacacacaaacaaacaaaaaagcaggaaatGTGAAACTTATATATTGTAAGCTTGTAAGATCAAGAAAGAATTTTAGATATGATCAAATAGAGCCACCTCATCTTGCAGACGAGGCCTAATGACATCCAGGACATCCAAATTAATCGTAAGTAGCCTTGGATCTTTCACTCCAGGGGAATTCTGATGAGAGA
Above is a window of Callithrix jacchus isolate 240 chromosome 8, calJac240_pri, whole genome shotgun sequence DNA encoding:
- the SALL2 gene encoding sal-like protein 2 isoform X1; this translates as MSRRKQRKPQQLISDCEGPSASENGDASEEDHPQVCAKCCAQFTDPTEFLAHQNACSTDPPVMVIIGGQENPNSSSASSEPRPEGHNNPQVMDTEHSNPPDSGSSVPTDPTWGPERRGEESSGHFLVAATGTAAGGGGGLILASPKLGATPLPPESTPAPPPPPPPPPPPGVGSGHLNIPLILEELRVLQQRQIHQMQMTEQICRQVLLLGSLGQTVGAPASPSELPGTGTASSTKPLLPLFSPIKPVQTSKTLASSSTSSSSSSSSGAETPKQAFFHLYHPLGSQHPFSAGGVGRSHKPTPAPSPALPGSTDQLIASPHLAFPSTTGLLAAQCLGAARGLEATASPGLLKPKNGSGELGYGEVMGPLEKPGGRHKCRFCAKVFGSDSALQIHLRSHTGERPYKCNVCGNRFTTRGNLKVHFHRHREKYPHVQMNPHPVPEHLDYVITSSGLPYGMSVPPEKAEEEAATPGGGVERKPLVASTTALSATESLTLLSTSAGTATAPGLPAFNKFVLMKAVEPKNKADENTPPGSEGSAISGVAESSTATRMQLSKLVTSLPSWALLTNHFKSTGSFPFPYVLEPLGASPSETSKLQQLVEKIDRQGAVAVTSTASGAPATSAPAPSSSASSGPNQCVICLRVLSCPRALRLHYGQHGGERPFKCKVCGRAFSTRGNLRAHFVGHKASPAARAQNSCPICQKKFTNAVTLQQHVRMHLGGQIPNGGTVLPEGGGAAQENGSEQSTVSGAGSFPQQQSQQPSLEEELSEEEEEEDEEEEEDVTDEDSLAGRGSESGGEKAISVRGDSEEASGPEEEVGTVSAAATAGKEMDSNEKATQQSSLPPPPAPDSLDQPQPMEQGSRDVSGGKEEGGKPERSSSPASALTPEGEGTRVTLVEELSPQEAMRKEPGESSGRKACEVCGQAFPSQTALEEHQKTHPKEGPLFTCVFCRQGFLERATLKKHMLLTHHQNQYVALLLSGLPMKPWNSSSTSTTTPSRAPPVLFGLGTVAGKVPPTMGSREAKEKTAPLLFQPPARKAVPEKPIVDKK